A window of the Loxodonta africana isolate mLoxAfr1 chromosome 3, mLoxAfr1.hap2, whole genome shotgun sequence genome harbors these coding sequences:
- the GADD45A gene encoding growth arrest and DNA damage-inducible protein GADD45 alpha isoform X1 has product MWPAGRREPRLAESPGARWHLHLGRGEGVLRLSRGPGLTGPLPPPLAASRMDKVGDALEEVLSKALSQRTITVGVYEAAKLLNVDPDNVVLCLLAADEDDDRDVALQIHFTLIQAFCCENDINILRVSNPGRLAELLLLEPDAGRAASEGAEQPPDLHCVLVTNPHSSQWKDPALSQLICFCRESRYMDQWVPVINLPER; this is encoded by the exons ATGTGGCCGGCTGGACGGCGGGAGCCCCGGCTTGCAGAAAGCCCCGGTGCACGGTGGCACTTGCACTTGGGACGGGGCGAGGGGGTGCTACGGCTCTCGCGGGGGCCTGGACTGACGGGACCCCTTCCTCCGCCCTTGGCCGCGTCTAGGATGGATAAGGTGGGAGATGCCCTCGAGGAAGTGCTCAGCAAAGCCCTGAGTCAGCGCACCATCACCGTCGGGGTGTACGAGGCGGCCAAGCTGCTCAATGT AGACCCCGACAACGTGGTGCTGTGCCTGCTGGCGGCGGACGAGGACGACGACAGGGATGTGGCTTTGCAGATCCACTTCACCCTGATCCAGGCGTTCTGCTGCGAGAACGACATCAACATCCTGCGCGTCAGCAACCCGGGCCGGCTGGCCGAGCTTCTGCTGCTGGAGCCGGACGCGGGCCGGGCGGCGAGCGAGGGCGCCGAGCAGCCCCCCGACCTGCACTGCGTGCTGGTGACG AATCCACATTCATCGCAATGGAAGGATCCCGCCTTAAGTCAACTTATTTGTTTTTGCCGGGAAAGTCGATACATGGATCAGTGGGTTCCGGTGATTAATCTCCCCGAACGGTGA
- the GADD45A gene encoding growth arrest and DNA damage-inducible protein GADD45 alpha isoform X2, with protein MTLEEFSAGEQKSERMDKVGDALEEVLSKALSQRTITVGVYEAAKLLNVDPDNVVLCLLAADEDDDRDVALQIHFTLIQAFCCENDINILRVSNPGRLAELLLLEPDAGRAASEGAEQPPDLHCVLVTNPHSSQWKDPALSQLICFCRESRYMDQWVPVINLPER; from the exons ATGACTTTGGAGGAATTCTCGGCTGGAGAGCAGAAGAGCGAAAG GATGGATAAGGTGGGAGATGCCCTCGAGGAAGTGCTCAGCAAAGCCCTGAGTCAGCGCACCATCACCGTCGGGGTGTACGAGGCGGCCAAGCTGCTCAATGT AGACCCCGACAACGTGGTGCTGTGCCTGCTGGCGGCGGACGAGGACGACGACAGGGATGTGGCTTTGCAGATCCACTTCACCCTGATCCAGGCGTTCTGCTGCGAGAACGACATCAACATCCTGCGCGTCAGCAACCCGGGCCGGCTGGCCGAGCTTCTGCTGCTGGAGCCGGACGCGGGCCGGGCGGCGAGCGAGGGCGCCGAGCAGCCCCCCGACCTGCACTGCGTGCTGGTGACG AATCCACATTCATCGCAATGGAAGGATCCCGCCTTAAGTCAACTTATTTGTTTTTGCCGGGAAAGTCGATACATGGATCAGTGGGTTCCGGTGATTAATCTCCCCGAACGGTGA
- the GADD45A gene encoding growth arrest and DNA damage-inducible protein GADD45 alpha isoform X3 — protein sequence MTLEEFSAGEQKSERDPDNVVLCLLAADEDDDRDVALQIHFTLIQAFCCENDINILRVSNPGRLAELLLLEPDAGRAASEGAEQPPDLHCVLVTNPHSSQWKDPALSQLICFCRESRYMDQWVPVINLPER from the exons ATGACTTTGGAGGAATTCTCGGCTGGAGAGCAGAAGAGCGAAAG AGACCCCGACAACGTGGTGCTGTGCCTGCTGGCGGCGGACGAGGACGACGACAGGGATGTGGCTTTGCAGATCCACTTCACCCTGATCCAGGCGTTCTGCTGCGAGAACGACATCAACATCCTGCGCGTCAGCAACCCGGGCCGGCTGGCCGAGCTTCTGCTGCTGGAGCCGGACGCGGGCCGGGCGGCGAGCGAGGGCGCCGAGCAGCCCCCCGACCTGCACTGCGTGCTGGTGACG AATCCACATTCATCGCAATGGAAGGATCCCGCCTTAAGTCAACTTATTTGTTTTTGCCGGGAAAGTCGATACATGGATCAGTGGGTTCCGGTGATTAATCTCCCCGAACGGTGA